From Bufo gargarizans isolate SCDJY-AF-19 chromosome 10, ASM1485885v1, whole genome shotgun sequence, the proteins below share one genomic window:
- the CHRM1 gene encoding LOW QUALITY PROTEIN: muscarinic acetylcholine receptor M1 (The sequence of the model RefSeq protein was modified relative to this genomic sequence to represent the inferred CDS: substituted 1 base at 1 genomic stop codon), which produces MLALHQNVGKELMTHXLPIMNNSTFDPLTPNATDNLYPDPFGGHAVWEVVLIVLTTGILSFITVVGNILVLLAFKVNSDLKTVNNYFILSLACADVIIGAVSMNLYTTYIIMGRWALGNISCDLWLALDYVTSNASVMNLLIISFDRYFSITRPLTYRAKRTPRRAAIMIGLAWVISLVLWAPAILCWQYIVGERTVKPNECSIQFLSQPIITFGTAIAAFYLPVTIMIILYWRIYRKTENRSRELAGLQGSETENIVRPLGSVRSGSSSGIGESERLSRPQMAIPRVKKPCCFPSKLSASPSLKRYPQHRSNGSWNTMEDAASADSLSSSSDGEEHPYEMKSICSAVIRLPMVSTVVVTPTGSHGSNDTLERADLQNEANGGKREVSRKSSRSLAVALPSTVIKAKVEKARHGKRKSNSLIKEKKAARTLSAILLAFILTWTPYNIMVLVSTFCKDCIPTTLWELGYWLCYVNSTVNPMCYALCNRSFRRTFKMLLLCRWDKRKWRTHRHTAAFFRTPSQ; this is translated from the coding sequence ATGTTAGCCCTGCATCAGAATGTTGGGAAAGAATTGATGACCCACTGACTTCCAATCATGAACAATTCAACTTTTGACCCGTTGACCCCTAATGCTACGGATAATCTATACCCTGACCCCTTTGGAGGCCACGCTGTGTGGGAGGTGGTGCTTATTGTCCTCACAACAGGAATTCTTTCTTTTATTACTGTAGTTGGAAATATCCTGGTTCTCTTGGCCTTCAAAGTCAACAGCGACCTAAAGACCGTCAACAACTACTTCATACTTAGCTTAGCATGTGCTGATGTTATCATTGGTGCAGTGTCCATGAACTTGTACACAACCTACATTATAATGGGACGTTGGGCACTAGGTAATATTTCCTGTGACCTTTGGCTAGCACTAGATTATGTCACAAGTAATGCTTCTGTGATGAACCTGCTGATCATAAGCTTCGACCGCTATTTTTCAATTACTCGGCCCTTGACATATAGGGCTAAAAGAACGCCAAGAAGAGCAGCTATTATGATTGGCCTGGCATGGGTTATATCATTGGTATTATGGGCACCTGCTATTTTGTGCTGGCAGTATATTGTTGGAGAAAGAACAGTAAAACCTAACGAATGCTCCATCCAGTTCTTGTCACAACCTATTATCACATTTGGCACTGCCATTGCTGCCTTTTATTTGCCAGTAACTATCATGATTATACTGTACTGGAGGATTTACAGAAAAACAGAGAACAGAAGCAGAGAACTGGCTGGCTTGCAAGGTTCGGAGACAGAAAACATTGTTCGTCCACTGGGTAGTGTCAGAAGTGGTAGCAGCAGTGGAATAGGAGAATCCGAAAGATTGTCCCGACCACAAATGGCAATACCAAGGGTCAAGAAACCATGCTGTTTTCCTAGTAAACTTTCTGCCAGTCCATCACTCAAAAGATATCCTCAACATCGAAGTAATGGAAGCTGGAATACTATGGAAGATGCCGCTTCTGCAGACTCACTGTCCTCTTCTTCTGATGGAGAAGAACATCCATATGAGATGAAGAGCATCTGCTCAGCCGTCATACGACTACCAATGGTCAGCACTGTTGTTGTCACACCCACAGGCTCTCATGGGTCCAATGACACCCTTGAGCGGGCGGATTTACAGAATGAAGCCAATGGAGGAAAGCGAGAAGTATCTAGGAAATCATCCCGGTCCCTAGCCGTAGCACTCCCATCAACAGTCATTAAAGCTAAAGTGGAAAAAGCCCGTCATGGAAAGAGGAAAAGCAATTCACTCATCAAGGAAAAGAAAGCAGCAAGGACATTAAGTGCCATATTGCTTGCTTTTATTTTGACATGGACCCCTTATAATATCATGGTGCTAGTGTCCACATTCTGTAAGGACTGTATTCCAACCACATTGTGGGAGCTTGGTTACTGGTTGTGCTACGTTAACAGTACTGTCAACCCCATGTGTTATGCACTCTGCAACCGCTCATTCAGGCGCACTTTCAAAATGCTTCTACTTTGTCGCTGGGACAAGCGGAAATGGAGGACACATAGACACACGGCAGCTTTCTTCAGGACTCCATCACAGTGA